AATTCTCTTTTGAGCAAATTAATCGATGTAGTCCCGATATAATTTTCGCAACGTACTAGCTTAGGTGGACGAATGATGTCTTCTTGTAGTGCTTGTACTGCTGCTTGCACAGCAACAAAACTTGCTTGATCACTAATGATCATCTGCGCCCGCTTGACTATGGCGTGCATTTTGTAAGTATCTTTTGGTTGGGCTGTCATCACAAGTAGTTCATCCCCTCGAAAACCGTGGAGGATAACTTCTGCAGCGCGGGCAATACCAGAACTAAGGCTAACAATACCAACACAACTATCTTTTGGTAGATTCTTTAGAAGATTGATTTCTTTGGCGTAGTCGTAGATGTCCAAGGGAATCACTCGCACTGCTTTCGGGGCAGCAATCACTTCTACTTCACCGATAAAATATCGACTAGTGACAACTGTAGCAGAGGAAGTTTTATCAAGTACAGCAGTTAATTCTTCCATTGTGACTAGCTGTACTGGGATTTTTAGGCTTTGTTCCAATTCAAAGACCATCAGTTCTCCAGCACCAATGTCACTAGCAGGAACTGTCACTAATACTCGGGCGCTACAACGCAAGCGCCAGTCTATTTCCGCCAAAAAGATCTCTCGTGCTTGATTGAGTGAACAGCCGTGAGACAGTAACTCATCTAGTGCTTGTTGCACGACCTTGTATGCTTGAGGATTTTCTTTGAGAATCGGTGATTGCAGTTTGCTACCACCTTCATGACCTTGGGCGCGGACGTAAATACCTGAACCAGCAAGACTTTCTACTAGTCCGTCATCTTCGAGTTGGCGGTAAACCTTGCTAATGGTATTACGGTGTAGCCCAGTTTGCATAGCCAGCGCCCGTGTACTCGGCAATTTATAACCAGGGGGATATTGCCGCGAGGCGATCGCAAACCTAATTTGATTAAACAGTTGAGTAGATGCGGGAATTTCACTGTCTGGCTGAATACGGAACTGAATCATCACCGAGCCTCCAAAGATGCTGGTATAAGAAGGCAGAAGGCAGTTATGCTGCAAGCAGAAAGCTACAAAGCTTATATAATTTGTTTTTTTAGCCTTTTTGACTGCATAGTTATTTTTGCCACACTGCATTAGAGCATACTGTAACCAGCTACAAATTTTACTTGTTAAATATTTTATTTATATATTCAAATTATTCGAGGGAAATTTATAGTATAATAGTGCGTTCATTACCAGTAGTTAATAATTTGATTTGGAATAGCCTAGAGATACTTGCATAGGTATATCTAAAATAATACATAGTACTGGTAAAAATTGTTATGGCACGAGCAATCGATACCGCAACAGTTAATCTCTCACAAGCGGATTTGGCAATAGCTGCTTACTTAGCCCAGCCCCAAGAACCAGGTTCTTATCCAGGAATTATAGTATTGCAGGAAATTTTTGGTGTTAACTCCCACATCCGCGATGTTACAGAACGTATCGCTCGTGAAGGTTATATAGCGATCGCACCGGCACTGTTTCAACGTTTCGCCCCTGGTTTTGAAACAGGTTATACACCAGCAGACATAGAAGTGGGTAGAGTCTACGCTTGGGAACAAACTCAAGCATCGGAATTATTAAGTGATATTCAAAGTGCGATCAACTACCTAAAAACTCTACCGTACGTCAAAAAAGATGGTTTCGGCTGTATAGGTTTCTGCTTTGGCGGCCATGTTGCCTATCTAGCAGCCACTCTGCCAGATATTAAAGCAACAGCTTCCTTCTACGGCGCACGTATTACTAGCGCCACACCAGGAGGCGGCGATGCCACTATTACCCGTACAAAAGACATTCCAGGCACTCTCTATGCTTTTTTTGGCATGGAAGACGCTAGCATTCCTGCTGAACAAGTAGACCAAATTGAAGCAGAGTTAGAAAAATATAAAATTCCTCATCGCGTGTTTCGCTACGATGGAGCTGATCACGGATTTTTCTGTGACCAACGTGGCAGTTATAATCCTAAAGCTGCGGGCGATGCTTGGGAACAGGTAAAACAACTGTTTGCACAGCAATTACAAAAATAGTCAATTGTCAATAGTCAATTGTCAAAATCATAAAAAATTTTGGACTCTGGACAATTGACTCTAGACTCTGGACTAATTAACAATTTGTCTTCACAAGTCATGAATTCTGAAACTAAACTTTCTCAAAAAGCCAATTCATCCTTTTCACTAGATGATTTTGCCAAAGCACTGGAAAAACACGACTACCAGTTTCAAAAAGGGCAGGTAGTGCATGGGAAAGTATTCCAGTTAGATCCAGATGGCGCTTATGTGGATATTGGTGGCAAATCTTCTGCCTTTATTCCTCGTGAAGAGGCTGCTTTGAGAAATGTCACAGATTTGTCTGAGGTGCTACCACTAAATGAGGAATTAGAATTTTTAATCATTCGTGAACAAGATGCTGAAGGTCAAGTCACTCTCTCGCGGCGACAGCTGGAAATTAAACACATTTGGGAACGGTTAGCCCAAATGCGGGAGAATTCTCAGACAGTAGAAGTGCGGGTATTAAATGTCAATAAAGGTGGTGTTACCGTTGATCTACAAGGATTACGGGGATTTATCCCGCGATCGCACCTTCTAGAACGTGATAATTTAGAATCTCTCAAAGGACAAACTCTGACCGTTAGTTTTTTAGAAATTGATCGCAATAACAAAAAACTTATACTTTCCCAGCGTTTGGCAACTCGTTCCGCTAGCTTCAGTACCTTTGAACTAGGACAGTTAGTAGAAGGGAAAATTAGTGGTATCAGACCTTTTGGTGTATTTGTAGATATAGATGGTGTGAGTGCCTTACTTCACATAAAGCAGATAACTCAGAAATTTATTGACAATCTGGAAAAAGTATTCCAAGTTGGTCAATCAATCAAAGCTGTAATTATTGACTTGGATGAAGGAAAAAATCGGGTTGCTCTTTCCACCAAAGTCTTAGAAAATTTCCCTGGTGAAGTCTTGGAGAATATGGACGAAGTGATGGCAACTGCCGAAGCACGTGCAGAAAGAGCCAGGAAAAAGATTACTGAATAATGTTTGTTAATGGTTGGTTGTTGGTTGTTGATGGTTGATTGTTGGCTGTTCAAACAACTAACAACTAACAACTAACAACTCTTTTCGTAATGTCTGCAAGCTTTCTTCATTAAAAGCAAATTTAATTGACTCCACTAAATCACCCCAATTTTGCAGTGCAGGTTCTCCTGTTGCTTGCCAAAATTCCTCAGCAAAAAACTCTGTCCACCATTTAGGAGCTTGCTTTCTGTATTCTGGGTTTAACTGTTTTCGCCAACGCCTGCGCCATTTGGCTGTTTCTGCTTGAGTTGGTGGTCGGACTCCTACAATTGGCGGAAAATCTGCATAACTGATAAACTTACTCACACCCTTGGCATGGACATAAACCATGTAGCGCCAGCATTCTACAACATAAATACTTTCAGGCTTGATATTCAACATCAAGCAAACAGCTTCTTCTGTGACAAACCTGGCTAATGGGTTGATGGTTATCGACTTGTGGACAATTTTTGATTCACGGATGACAATCGCTTTTGGTGTGGGTAATGATAACATATAGACAAATCCTTTGGAGATGGATACATCCAAATCCCTTGGTGGATAAGTTTTTACGGGTGTTGTATCTGTTTGAAAAAGAGATTTCATTGAATGCGAACGCGATCGCCCTTCAGTTTCCTACGCCGGGGGGAGATCGTTTTTTAATTTAAAGTGTAATAATTAAACGATAGAATTTCATCGTTTGTCAAGATTAAGATGGGGCTGATTAGGCTACGGATTAGGGAATTTGCAGGTGAAAAAGGTTGGACGCTAAAAGATGTCTCTGACCGTTCGGGAGTAGCCTATAGTTCAGTAAGAGCTTACGCGCGATCGCCAGGGTTAGCAATGGTAGATTTTACCTCAATTTTGAAAATGGCGCGGGCATTGGATGTAATGATAGAAGACTTGGTGGAAGTAGTAGAAGAGTAGTCAAGGATACTATAAATAAAACTGGTATTAGATGCGATCACGAATTTTTTCTTTGATATTCAGCATTCGATTGATGGGGCTGTTACTATCAGCCTTAGCTTTGTGGGTATTTGCTCACATCGCCGACGAAGTTCTAGAAAAAGAAACTCAAACGTTCGACCAAAGCATTTTATTGGCAATTCGGCAGATGCATACACCATTAGGCGATCGCGTAATGCTGGGTATCACTTTTTTGGGTGAACCAGTATTTTTGCTGCTGATTTGTTTGGGAATAGCAATCAGATTACTCTATATTCACCGTCGTTCGCAAGCAACTACTTTGGGTATAGCCGCAGTTGGTGCGATCGGCTTAAATTATTTAATAAAAGTACTATTTGGTAGAGCGCGCCCGCAACTGTGGAATCGTATCGTTGACGTCGGTCAATACAGCTTTCCTAGCGGTCATGCGATGATTTCATTAGTAATTTATGGTTTCATTGGCTATTTGATTGCAAAGCGATATCCTCGTTGGCGAGCATGGATTTTTACACTCACCGTTATATTAATTATAGCAATTGGTTTTAGTCGGCTTTATCTTGGTGTACACTGGCCTACCGATGTCATAGCTGGTTATGCGGCAGGTGTAGTCTGGTTGATGACTTGTATTCTGAGTTTGGAAATGTGGCGATTGTACAGGAAGTCGGGTAGACATTCACAATCTAATTAGCAAAATCAGCAACCGATAAATTCTCTCTTGCGAAAGCTTGAGTGTTAGCAGTTCTTAAATTCCAGGTAAAGGTGGAACCTCAAACTCATTGAAAAAGCACACATTGTAAGATGAAGTGGCTAAAGCTCTCACCGGTCGCTGGTCTAAAGTTAGTAGCGTAGCATTAACCTGCTGTGAAAGCGCAACATAACAAGCATCGTAAGCAGAAATTCTATAACTCAAGGCGATACTCACAGCATCCGCCATTAAGTCCGCTGTGGAAACGACACGCAGGGGAAGCGCTTTGAGAGTTGCTAAATCTGTTGAAACTTTCGCAGTAGGGTAAAGTCCTGCACGGACATACTTCCAAAGGGTATTAGCACACTCAATATAAAACAGATCAGGTACAAAAAACTCATTTGGAGGATTACCAATATGAGCCAAAAGTTGATCAACTTTTGGAGATAGAGGATCTGGAATCAAGTGCTTAATACAAACACTCGTATCTACAACACTTTTAGAGGGCTTGTCATCTATCACGATCTTCTCTAATCATGGCAGTACTATCTGGCCATTCAATATCCTGTGGAAGTTGCTCACGACGACAACGGCTTTCCTCTAGGAGTTGTAGAAATTTTTGCCGTTGCTGTTCTTCAGCTTGTAGTATTGGTAAGGCTTTCTCTAATATTGTGACGATTTGCGCGTCTATTGAGGTATTTTTAGCCTTAGCTAACTCTAATTCTTTATATAAGTCATCAGGTAAATTTACCATAGTGTTTAGTCTAGTCATTGCTTGACCTCCTAGTAAGGTTTACAAGCAATAGTAGCACGATACTACAAGCCTGAGTTGAAGTGGGAAAGAAGCGAGACAGATCACATTTGCAAAAAGATCACCATCAAACTAGAACTTATAGATACACTATAATTACACATTCGGAATGTGGAGTTGATGGTGTATGTATCGCCGTATTAACGTAACCTTACCCGATAAAACTTTAGAATTGCTAGACCAGTTTGCACCAAAAGGAGATAGAAGTCGCTTCATTGACGAAGCTATTCAAAATTACATTGCTCAAATTCACAGAGACAGACTACGACAGCAATTAAAAGAAGGTGCTATTCGTCGTGCAGCACGCGATCGCAATCTTGCGGAAGACTGGTTTGCTCTAGAGGAAGAAGCATGGCAGCAAAAGGCAAAATAATATATCCTAAACGCGGAGAAATTTATCTTGTAAGTTTTGACCCTACTCTTGGTGCTGAAATACAAAAAACTCGTCCGGCGTTAGTGCTGCAAAATGATATAGCTAACGAGTACAGCCCAATCACGATTGTAGCTGCCATTACGTCTCAATTTGATGAGACGCTTTATCCAACGGAAGTGTTA
Above is a genomic segment from Fischerella sp. JS2 containing:
- a CDS encoding GntR family transcriptional regulator codes for the protein MIQFRIQPDSEIPASTQLFNQIRFAIASRQYPPGYKLPSTRALAMQTGLHRNTISKVYRQLEDDGLVESLAGSGIYVRAQGHEGGSKLQSPILKENPQAYKVVQQALDELLSHGCSLNQAREIFLAEIDWRLRCSARVLVTVPASDIGAGELMVFELEQSLKIPVQLVTMEELTAVLDKTSSATVVTSRYFIGEVEVIAAPKAVRVIPLDIYDYAKEINLLKNLPKDSCVGIVSLSSGIARAAEVILHGFRGDELLVMTAQPKDTYKMHAIVKRAQMIISDQASFVAVQAAVQALQEDIIRPPKLVRCENYIGTTSINLLKRELGLS
- a CDS encoding dienelactone hydrolase family protein translates to MARAIDTATVNLSQADLAIAAYLAQPQEPGSYPGIIVLQEIFGVNSHIRDVTERIAREGYIAIAPALFQRFAPGFETGYTPADIEVGRVYAWEQTQASELLSDIQSAINYLKTLPYVKKDGFGCIGFCFGGHVAYLAATLPDIKATASFYGARITSATPGGGDATITRTKDIPGTLYAFFGMEDASIPAEQVDQIEAELEKYKIPHRVFRYDGADHGFFCDQRGSYNPKAAGDAWEQVKQLFAQQLQK
- a CDS encoding S1 RNA-binding domain-containing protein, which gives rise to MNSETKLSQKANSSFSLDDFAKALEKHDYQFQKGQVVHGKVFQLDPDGAYVDIGGKSSAFIPREEAALRNVTDLSEVLPLNEELEFLIIREQDAEGQVTLSRRQLEIKHIWERLAQMRENSQTVEVRVLNVNKGGVTVDLQGLRGFIPRSHLLERDNLESLKGQTLTVSFLEIDRNNKKLILSQRLATRSASFSTFELGQLVEGKISGIRPFGVFVDIDGVSALLHIKQITQKFIDNLEKVFQVGQSIKAVIIDLDEGKNRVALSTKVLENFPGEVLENMDEVMATAEARAERARKKITE
- a CDS encoding helix-turn-helix domain-containing protein, producing MGLIRLRIREFAGEKGWTLKDVSDRSGVAYSSVRAYARSPGLAMVDFTSILKMARALDVMIEDLVEVVEE
- a CDS encoding phosphatase PAP2 family protein, which produces MRSRIFSLIFSIRLMGLLLSALALWVFAHIADEVLEKETQTFDQSILLAIRQMHTPLGDRVMLGITFLGEPVFLLLICLGIAIRLLYIHRRSQATTLGIAAVGAIGLNYLIKVLFGRARPQLWNRIVDVGQYSFPSGHAMISLVIYGFIGYLIAKRYPRWRAWIFTLTVILIIAIGFSRLYLGVHWPTDVIAGYAAGVVWLMTCILSLEMWRLYRKSGRHSQSN
- a CDS encoding type II toxin-antitoxin system VapC family toxin — encoded protein: MIDDKPSKSVVDTSVCIKHLIPDPLSPKVDQLLAHIGNPPNEFFVPDLFYIECANTLWKYVRAGLYPTAKVSTDLATLKALPLRVVSTADLMADAVSIALSYRISAYDACYVALSQQVNATLLTLDQRPVRALATSSYNVCFFNEFEVPPLPGI
- a CDS encoding type II toxin-antitoxin system PemK/MazF family toxin, with product MAAKGKIIYPKRGEIYLVSFDPTLGAEIQKTRPALVLQNDIANEYSPITIVAAITSQFDETLYPTEVLIKPPEGGITINSVVLLNQIRSIDKQRLVRRLGELNQETMEQVNQAIQISLGLVEVG